The Acidimicrobiia bacterium genomic interval CGTGAGTCGCAGCACCTCTTCGTCGATCCAGAGCTTCATCAACTCGTCGAGCGTGGCCGCGTCGTGCTGCTCGCGCCGGTGCCAGAGGTCGACGGCCTCCGCGATCGCGCCCGAGCCGCGCTTGGGTCCGCCGCTCGGCGCACCGCCACCGCCACCGCCGATCGTGACGCGCTCGTTCATCAGCGTCGTCATCGACACGCGCCAGCCGTCGCCGACGTCGCCGATGCGGTCCGAGTCGGGGATGCGAACGTCGGTGAGGTAGACCTCGTTGAACTCCGCTTCGCCGGTGATCTGACGCAGCGGGCGCACGTCGACTCCCGGAGCGTGCATGTCGAGCGCGAAATACGTGAGCCCACGGTGCTTCGGCACGTCGGGATCCGTGCGGGTGACGAGCATGCCGCGGTCGCCGAGGTGCGCGAGCGTGTTCCACACCTTCT includes:
- a CDS encoding acyl-CoA dehydrogenase family protein, producing KVWNTLAHLGDRGMLVTRTDPDVPKHRGLTYFALDMHAPGVDVRPLRQITGEAEFNEVYLTDVRIPDSDRIGDVGDGWRVSMTTLMNERVTIGGGGGGAPSGGPKRGSGAIAEAVDLWHRREQHDAATLDELMKLWIDEEVLRLTNMRASAAAKSGNPGPEGSISKLALALNQQRIYALCMNLLGADALAGFDYTFRRPEEISLTAALGEARHMFLRSRANSIEGGTSEIMRNILGERVLGLPGEPRVDKELPWSKVPRS